In Poecile atricapillus isolate bPoeAtr1 chromosome 9, bPoeAtr1.hap1, whole genome shotgun sequence, the following are encoded in one genomic region:
- the PRICKLE2 gene encoding prickle-like protein 2 isoform X2, translating into MPLEMEKTVTKLMFDFQRNSTSDDDSGCALEEYAWVPPGLKPEQVHQYYSCLPEDKVPYVNSPGEKSRIKQLLHQLPPHDNEVRYCNSLDEEEKRELKLFSNQRKRENLGRGNVRPFPVTMTGAICEQCGGQINGGDMAVFASRAGHGVCWHPPCFICSVCNELLVDLIYFYQDGKIYCGRHHAECLKPRCAACDEIIFADECTEAEGRHWHMKHFCCFECETVLGGQRYIMKDGRPYCCSCFESLYAEYCDTCAQHIGIDQGQMTYDGQHWHATETCFCCAQCKKSLLGRPFLPKQGQIFCSRACSIGDDPNGSDSSDSAFQSARAKESRRSAKIGKNKGKGEEGARSPCNQLQVTSNRLSTDVDPLSLQMDLLSLASQTPSLNRDHLWRSRDELYHYGGKMEQSQSQTPLQLLSQCNIRTSYNPTQVPSSQSDLWAKHFSNPKRSSSLAMKSHGGSFIQDCREDYYSGRLRSQESYSDMSNQSFPETRGSVKVPKYEEEEEGGMPTSQCRTRHPINALKFSEDLTPTEQTPRGSMESLALSNATGLSADGGAKRQEHLSRFSMPDLSKDSGMNVSEKMSNMGTLNSSMQFRSAESVRSLLSVQQYQDMEPTLHDLASPLGYQERPSHGRMHQSFDYGSGVPGGKLGAQEIPRHAPMSERTRRRTVLRDDERHYRPHRPRRSRRSRSDNALHLASEQCYRLKERPSLRARDDYDPFVHQRSCRETMEQGPYRDVYGHCPRTVSDLALQNHLGERWGPYFAEYDWCSTCSSSSESDNEGYFLGEPIPQPARLRYVTSEELLHKYGSYSMPKSSTVGARGQLHSRKRQKSKNCIIS; encoded by the exons GTCCGCTATTGCAACTCATTggatgaggaggagaagagggagCTCAAACTCTTCAGCAACcagaggaagagggaaaatttAGGGAGAGGCAATGTTCGACCATTCCCTGTAACCATGACAGGAGCCATCTGTGAGCAG TGCGGCGGCCAGATCAATGGAGGGGACATGGCCGTCTTCGCCTCGCGGGCAGGACACGGCGTCTGCTGGCACCCTCCTTGCTTCATCTGCAGTGTCTGCAACGAGCTGCTGGTTGACCTGATCTACTTCTACCAGGATGGGAAGATCTACTGTGGCAGGCACCACGCCGAGTGCCTCAAGCCCCGCTGCGCTGCATGCGATGAG ATCATTTTTGCCGACGAGTGCACCGAGGCCGAAGGGCGGCACTGGCACATGaagcatttctgctgcttcGAGTGTGAGACGGTTCTGGGGGGGCAGCGCTACATCATGAAGGACGGGAGGCCctactgctgcagctgcttcgAGTCCCTGTACGCCGAGTACTGCGACACCTGCGCCCAGCACATCG GTATTGACCAGGGCCAGATGACGTACGACGGCCAGCACTGGCACGCCACCGAGACCTGCTTCTGCTGCGCCCAGTGCAAGAAGTCGCTGCTGGGACGGCCCTTCCTGCCCAAGCAGGGGCAGATCTTCTGCTCCAGGGCCTGCAGCATTGGTGATGACCCCAATGGCTCCGACTCCTCCGACTCGGCTTTCCAGAGCGCGCGAGCCAAGGAATCCCGCCGCAGCGCCAAGATCGGCAAGAACAAGGGGAAGGGCGAGGAGGGGGCGCGCAGCCCCTGCAACCAGCTGCAGGTCACCTCCAACCGCCTCTCCACTGACGTGGACCCGCTGTCCCTGCAGATGGATCTGCTGAGCCTGGCCAGCCAGACACCGAGCCTCAACAGGGACCACTTGTGGAGGAGCCGGGATGAGCTCTATCACTATGGGGGCAAAATGGAGCAAAGCCAGTCTCAAACCCCCTTGCAGCTTCTCAGCCAGTGCAACATAAGAACCTCCTATAACCCCACCCAGGTCCCGAGCTCGCAGTCGGATTTATGGGCAAAACATTTTAGCAACCCAAAGAGGAGCTCCTCGCTGGCCATGAAGAGCCACGGTGGCAGCTTCATCCAGGACTGCAGAGAGGACTACTACTCAGGGAGGCTCCGCTCACAGGAGAGCTACAGTGACATGTCCAACCAGAGCTTCCCAGAGACCAGAGGAAGTGTCAAAGTCCCCAAGtatgaagaggaagaggagggtggGATGCCAACGTCACAGTGCCGCACCCGTCACCCCATCAATGCCCTCAAGTTCTCTGAGGACCTGACGCCCACTGAGCAGACTCCACGGGGCTCCATGGAATCCCTGGCACTCTCCAATGCTACAG GCCTCTCAGCAGATGGTGGAGCCAAGCGCCAGGAGCACCTCTCCAGATTCTCTATGCCTGACCTGAGCAAAGACTCGGGCATGAATGTCTCAGAGAAGATGAGCAACATGGGCACCCTGAACTCCTCCATGCAGTTCCGCAGCGCCGAGTCGGTGCGCAGCCTGCTGTCGGTGCAGCAGTACCAGGACATGGAGCCCACCCTGCACGACCTCGCCAGCCCCCTCGGCTACCAAGAGCGGCCGTCGCACGGGCGGATGCACCAGAGCTTCGACTACGGCAGCGGGGTGCCCGGGGGCAAGCTGGGGGCGCAGGAGATCCCGAGGCACGCGCCCATGAGCGAGCGCACGCGGCGGAGAACCGTGCTGCGGGACGACGAGCGGCACTACCGCCCGCACCGGCCCCGGCGCTCCCGGCGCTCCCGCTCGGACAACGCCCTGCACCTGGCCAGCGAGCAGTGCTACCGCCTGAAGGAGAGACCCTCGCTCCGAGCCAGGGACGACTACGACCCCTTCGTGcaccagaggagctgcagggagacGATGGAGCAGGGTCCCTACAGGGATGTCTACGGCCACTGTCCCCGGACGGTGTCGGATCTTGCCTTGCAGAACCACTTGGGCGAGAGATGGGGGCCCTACTTTGCCGAGTACGACTGGTGCTCcacctgctcctcctcttcgGAGTCCGACAACGAGGGCTATTTCCTCGGGGAGCCGATTCCGCAGCCTGCCCGCCTCCGGTACGTGACCAGCGAGGAGCTGCTGCACAAGTACGGCTCGTACAGCATGCCCAAGTCTTCCACGGTGGGGGCCAGGGGACAGTTGCACAGCCGGAAAAGACAGAAGAGCAAGAACTGTATCATATCCTAA